The following are encoded together in the Phocoena sinus isolate mPhoSin1 chromosome 11, mPhoSin1.pri, whole genome shotgun sequence genome:
- the UROC1 gene encoding urocanate hydratase isoform X1, which produces MSRLQALCSGLPLRPLPENRGRRAGVPHAPVRTPGLSPAEEQLALRNALRYFPPDTQELLAPEFAQELRLYGHIYMYRFCPDIEMKAYPVEQYPCRTRAAAAIMHMIMNNLDPAVAQFPQELVTYGGNGQVFSNWAQFWLTMSYLSQMTEEQTLVMYSGHPLGLFPSSPGAPRLVITNGMVIPNYSSRMEYEKLFAMGVTMYGQMTAGSYCYIGPQGIVHGTVLTVLNAGRRYLGVQDLAGKVFVTSGLGGMSGAQAKAAVIVGCIGVIAEVDGAALMKRHKQGWLMEVTDSLDCCIERLREARKRKEALSLGYHGNVVDLWERLVRELDTTGELLVDLGSDQTSCHNPFNGGYYPVQLGFAEAQSLMASDPAAFKALVQESLRRHVSAINRLAQENFFFWDYGNAFLLEAQRAGADVGKTGANRTEFRYPSYVQHIMGDIFSQGFGPFRWVCTSGDPQDLVVTDQLATSVLEEAIAGGVNPAVEQQYVDNIRWIREASQHRLVVGSQARILYSDQKGRVAIAVAFNQAIARGKIKAPVVLSRDHHDVSGTDSPFRETSNICDGSAFCADMAVQNFVGGAFRGATWVALHNGGGVGWGEVINGGFGLVLDGTQEAEQKAKMMLSWDVSNGVARRCWSGNPKAYEIICQTMQEDRGLVVTLPHEVADERVLQRALRL; this is translated from the exons ATGTCCCGCCTCCAGGCGCTGTGCTCCGGCCTGCCCTTGCGGCCTCTCCCGGAGAACCGGGGACGCCGGGCCGGGGTGCCCCACGCCCCGGTCAGGACCCCCGGCCTCAGCCCCGCTGAGGAGCAG ctggcgCTGAGGAATGCCCTTCGGTACTTCCCCCCGGACACCCAGGAGCTGCTGGCCCCCGAGTTCGCCCAGGAGCTGCGACTGTATGGGCACATCTACATGTACCGCTTCTGCCCCGACATTGAAATGAA GGCCTACCCAGTGGAGCAGTACCCCTGCCGGACGAGAGCGGCTGCAGCTATCATGCATATGATCATGAACAACCTGGACCCTGCCGTGGCCCAG TTTCCCCAGGAGCTCGTGACCTACGGAGGAAACGGGCAGGTGTTCAGCAACTGGGCTCAG TTCTGGCTGACCATGTCCTACCTGTCCCAGATGACAGAGGAGCAGACGCTGGTCATGTATAGCGGACACCCCCTGGGCCTCTtccccagcagccctggggcccCGAGGCTGGTCATCACCAATGGGATG GTCATTCCCAACTACTCCTCCAGGATGGAGTACGAGAAGCTCTTTGCCATGGGGGTTACCAT GTACGGCCAGATGACGGCGGGTAGTTACTGCTACATTGGTCCCCAAGGCATCGTCCACGGCACGGTG CTCACCGTGCTGAATGCCGGGCGGCGGTACCTGGGCGTCCAGGACCTCGCCGGGAAGGTCTTTGTCACCTCCGGGCTCGGCGGGATGAGCGGGGCTCAGGCCAAAGCCGCCGTCATCGTGGGGTGCATCGGCGTGATTGCAGAG GTGGATGGAGCGGCCCTCATGAAACGCCACAAGCAAGGCTGGCTGATGGAAGTGACCGACAGCTTGGACTGCTGCATTGAAAGACTCAG GGAAgcgaggaagaggaaggaggcccTCAGCCTTGGTTACCATGGCAACGTGGTGGATCTTTG GGAGCGCCTGGTCCGTGAACTGGACACGACGGGGGAGCTTTTGGTGGACCTGGGGTCAGACCAGACGTCCTGCCACAACCCGTTCAACGGTGGCTACTACCCCGTGCAGCTGGGCTTCGCAGAGGCCCAGAGCCTCATGGCCTCCGACCCTGCTGCCTTcaaagccctggtccaggaaag CCTGAGGAGGCACGTCTCGGCCATCAACAGGCTGGCCCAGGAGAACTTCTTCTTTTGGGACTATGGCAACGCCTTCctcctggaggcccagagagcag GGGCTGACGTGGGGAAGACGGGCGCCAACAGGACGGAGTTCCGCTACCCCTCGTACGTCCAGCACATTATGGG GGACATATTCTCCCAGGGATTTGGGCCTTTCCGCTGGGTGTGCACATCCGGGGACCCGCAGGACCTGGTGGTCACGGATCAGCTGGCCACGTCAGTGCTGGAGGAGGCCATTGCTGGTGGAG tGAATCCGGCTGTGGAGCAGCAGTACGTGGACAACATCCGCTGGATCCGGGAGGCCTCCCAGCACCGGCTG GTGGTGGGCTCCCAGGCCAGGATCCTGTACTCGGACCAGAAAGGCCGTGTGGCCATCGCCGTGGCCTTCAACCAAGCCATCGCCCGTGGGAAGATCAAG GCACCGGTGGTCCTGAGCCGAGACCACCACGACGTAAGCGGCACAGACAGCCCATTTAGGGAGACCTCCAACATTTGTGACGGCTCTGCCTTCTGTGCGG ACATGGCCGTGCAGAACTTCGTGGGAGGTGCATTCCGGGGAGCCACCTGGGTTGCCCTGCACAACGGCGGGGGTGTCGGCTG GGGTGAGGTGATCAACGGGGGATTTGGCCTTGTGCTGGACGGGACCCAGGAGGCTGAGCAGAAGGCCAAGATGATGCTCAGCTGGGACGTCTCTAACGGG GTGGCCCGCCGCTGCTGGTCCGGGAACCCGAAGGCGTACGAGATCATCTGCCAGACGATGCAGGAGGACAGGGGCTTGGTGGTGACGCTGCCCCATGAGGTGGCGGATGAGCGTGTGCTCCAGCGGGCCCTGCGGCTGTGA
- the UROC1 gene encoding urocanate hydratase isoform X2 has translation MYRFCPDIEMKAYPVEQYPCRTRAAAAIMHMIMNNLDPAVAQFPQELVTYGGNGQVFSNWAQFWLTMSYLSQMTEEQTLVMYSGHPLGLFPSSPGAPRLVITNGMVIPNYSSRMEYEKLFAMGVTMYGQMTAGSYCYIGPQGIVHGTVLTVLNAGRRYLGVQDLAGKVFVTSGLGGMSGAQAKAAVIVGCIGVIAEVDGAALMKRHKQGWLMEVTDSLDCCIERLREARKRKEALSLGYHGNVVDLWERLVRELDTTGELLVDLGSDQTSCHNPFNGGYYPVQLGFAEAQSLMASDPAAFKALVQESLRRHVSAINRLAQENFFFWDYGNAFLLEAQRAGADVGKTGANRTEFRYPSYVQHIMGDIFSQGFGPFRWVCTSGDPQDLVVTDQLATSVLEEAIAGGVNPAVEQQYVDNIRWIREASQHRLVVGSQARILYSDQKGRVAIAVAFNQAIARGKIKAPVVLSRDHHDVSGTDSPFRETSNICDGSAFCADMAVQNFVGGAFRGATWVALHNGGGVGWGEVINGGFGLVLDGTQEAEQKAKMMLSWDVSNGVARRCWSGNPKAYEIICQTMQEDRGLVVTLPHEVADERVLQRALRL, from the exons ATGTACCGCTTCTGCCCCGACATTGAAATGAA GGCCTACCCAGTGGAGCAGTACCCCTGCCGGACGAGAGCGGCTGCAGCTATCATGCATATGATCATGAACAACCTGGACCCTGCCGTGGCCCAG TTTCCCCAGGAGCTCGTGACCTACGGAGGAAACGGGCAGGTGTTCAGCAACTGGGCTCAG TTCTGGCTGACCATGTCCTACCTGTCCCAGATGACAGAGGAGCAGACGCTGGTCATGTATAGCGGACACCCCCTGGGCCTCTtccccagcagccctggggcccCGAGGCTGGTCATCACCAATGGGATG GTCATTCCCAACTACTCCTCCAGGATGGAGTACGAGAAGCTCTTTGCCATGGGGGTTACCAT GTACGGCCAGATGACGGCGGGTAGTTACTGCTACATTGGTCCCCAAGGCATCGTCCACGGCACGGTG CTCACCGTGCTGAATGCCGGGCGGCGGTACCTGGGCGTCCAGGACCTCGCCGGGAAGGTCTTTGTCACCTCCGGGCTCGGCGGGATGAGCGGGGCTCAGGCCAAAGCCGCCGTCATCGTGGGGTGCATCGGCGTGATTGCAGAG GTGGATGGAGCGGCCCTCATGAAACGCCACAAGCAAGGCTGGCTGATGGAAGTGACCGACAGCTTGGACTGCTGCATTGAAAGACTCAG GGAAgcgaggaagaggaaggaggcccTCAGCCTTGGTTACCATGGCAACGTGGTGGATCTTTG GGAGCGCCTGGTCCGTGAACTGGACACGACGGGGGAGCTTTTGGTGGACCTGGGGTCAGACCAGACGTCCTGCCACAACCCGTTCAACGGTGGCTACTACCCCGTGCAGCTGGGCTTCGCAGAGGCCCAGAGCCTCATGGCCTCCGACCCTGCTGCCTTcaaagccctggtccaggaaag CCTGAGGAGGCACGTCTCGGCCATCAACAGGCTGGCCCAGGAGAACTTCTTCTTTTGGGACTATGGCAACGCCTTCctcctggaggcccagagagcag GGGCTGACGTGGGGAAGACGGGCGCCAACAGGACGGAGTTCCGCTACCCCTCGTACGTCCAGCACATTATGGG GGACATATTCTCCCAGGGATTTGGGCCTTTCCGCTGGGTGTGCACATCCGGGGACCCGCAGGACCTGGTGGTCACGGATCAGCTGGCCACGTCAGTGCTGGAGGAGGCCATTGCTGGTGGAG tGAATCCGGCTGTGGAGCAGCAGTACGTGGACAACATCCGCTGGATCCGGGAGGCCTCCCAGCACCGGCTG GTGGTGGGCTCCCAGGCCAGGATCCTGTACTCGGACCAGAAAGGCCGTGTGGCCATCGCCGTGGCCTTCAACCAAGCCATCGCCCGTGGGAAGATCAAG GCACCGGTGGTCCTGAGCCGAGACCACCACGACGTAAGCGGCACAGACAGCCCATTTAGGGAGACCTCCAACATTTGTGACGGCTCTGCCTTCTGTGCGG ACATGGCCGTGCAGAACTTCGTGGGAGGTGCATTCCGGGGAGCCACCTGGGTTGCCCTGCACAACGGCGGGGGTGTCGGCTG GGGTGAGGTGATCAACGGGGGATTTGGCCTTGTGCTGGACGGGACCCAGGAGGCTGAGCAGAAGGCCAAGATGATGCTCAGCTGGGACGTCTCTAACGGG GTGGCCCGCCGCTGCTGGTCCGGGAACCCGAAGGCGTACGAGATCATCTGCCAGACGATGCAGGAGGACAGGGGCTTGGTGGTGACGCTGCCCCATGAGGTGGCGGATGAGCGTGTGCTCCAGCGGGCCCTGCGGCTGTGA
- the UROC1 gene encoding urocanate hydratase isoform X3 has product MSRLQALCSGLPLRPLPENRGRRAGVPHAPVRTPGLSPAEEQLALRNALRYFPPDTQELLAPEFAQELRLYGHIYMYRFCPDIEMKAYPVEQYPCRTRAAAAIMHMIMNNLDPAVAQFPQELVTYGGNGQVFSNWAQFWLTMSYLSQMTEEQTLVMYSGHPLGLFPSSPGAPRLVITNGMVIPNYSSRMEYEKLFAMGVTMYGQMTAGSYCYIGPQGIVHGTVLTVLNAGRRYLGVQDLAGKVFVTSGLGGMSGAQAKAAVIVGCIGVIAEVDGAALMKRHKQGWLMEVTDSLDCCIERLREARKRKEALSLGYHGNVVDLWERLVRELDTTGELLVDLGSDQTSCHNPFNGGYYPVQLGFAEAQSLMASDPAAFKALVQESLRRHVSAINRLAQENFFFWDYGNAFLLEAQRAGADVGKTGANRTEFRYPSYVQHIMGDIFSQGFGPFRWVCTSGDPQDLVVTDQLATSVLEEAIAGGVNPAVEQQYVDNIRWIREASQHRLVVGSQARILYSDQKGRVAIAVAFNQAIARGKIKAPVVLSRDHHDVSGTDSPFRETSNICDGSAFCADMAVQNFVGGAFRGATWVALHNGGGVG; this is encoded by the exons ATGTCCCGCCTCCAGGCGCTGTGCTCCGGCCTGCCCTTGCGGCCTCTCCCGGAGAACCGGGGACGCCGGGCCGGGGTGCCCCACGCCCCGGTCAGGACCCCCGGCCTCAGCCCCGCTGAGGAGCAG ctggcgCTGAGGAATGCCCTTCGGTACTTCCCCCCGGACACCCAGGAGCTGCTGGCCCCCGAGTTCGCCCAGGAGCTGCGACTGTATGGGCACATCTACATGTACCGCTTCTGCCCCGACATTGAAATGAA GGCCTACCCAGTGGAGCAGTACCCCTGCCGGACGAGAGCGGCTGCAGCTATCATGCATATGATCATGAACAACCTGGACCCTGCCGTGGCCCAG TTTCCCCAGGAGCTCGTGACCTACGGAGGAAACGGGCAGGTGTTCAGCAACTGGGCTCAG TTCTGGCTGACCATGTCCTACCTGTCCCAGATGACAGAGGAGCAGACGCTGGTCATGTATAGCGGACACCCCCTGGGCCTCTtccccagcagccctggggcccCGAGGCTGGTCATCACCAATGGGATG GTCATTCCCAACTACTCCTCCAGGATGGAGTACGAGAAGCTCTTTGCCATGGGGGTTACCAT GTACGGCCAGATGACGGCGGGTAGTTACTGCTACATTGGTCCCCAAGGCATCGTCCACGGCACGGTG CTCACCGTGCTGAATGCCGGGCGGCGGTACCTGGGCGTCCAGGACCTCGCCGGGAAGGTCTTTGTCACCTCCGGGCTCGGCGGGATGAGCGGGGCTCAGGCCAAAGCCGCCGTCATCGTGGGGTGCATCGGCGTGATTGCAGAG GTGGATGGAGCGGCCCTCATGAAACGCCACAAGCAAGGCTGGCTGATGGAAGTGACCGACAGCTTGGACTGCTGCATTGAAAGACTCAG GGAAgcgaggaagaggaaggaggcccTCAGCCTTGGTTACCATGGCAACGTGGTGGATCTTTG GGAGCGCCTGGTCCGTGAACTGGACACGACGGGGGAGCTTTTGGTGGACCTGGGGTCAGACCAGACGTCCTGCCACAACCCGTTCAACGGTGGCTACTACCCCGTGCAGCTGGGCTTCGCAGAGGCCCAGAGCCTCATGGCCTCCGACCCTGCTGCCTTcaaagccctggtccaggaaag CCTGAGGAGGCACGTCTCGGCCATCAACAGGCTGGCCCAGGAGAACTTCTTCTTTTGGGACTATGGCAACGCCTTCctcctggaggcccagagagcag GGGCTGACGTGGGGAAGACGGGCGCCAACAGGACGGAGTTCCGCTACCCCTCGTACGTCCAGCACATTATGGG GGACATATTCTCCCAGGGATTTGGGCCTTTCCGCTGGGTGTGCACATCCGGGGACCCGCAGGACCTGGTGGTCACGGATCAGCTGGCCACGTCAGTGCTGGAGGAGGCCATTGCTGGTGGAG tGAATCCGGCTGTGGAGCAGCAGTACGTGGACAACATCCGCTGGATCCGGGAGGCCTCCCAGCACCGGCTG GTGGTGGGCTCCCAGGCCAGGATCCTGTACTCGGACCAGAAAGGCCGTGTGGCCATCGCCGTGGCCTTCAACCAAGCCATCGCCCGTGGGAAGATCAAG GCACCGGTGGTCCTGAGCCGAGACCACCACGACGTAAGCGGCACAGACAGCCCATTTAGGGAGACCTCCAACATTTGTGACGGCTCTGCCTTCTGTGCGG ACATGGCCGTGCAGAACTTCGTGGGAGGTGCATTCCGGGGAGCCACCTGGGTTGCCCTGCACAACGGCGGGGGTGTCGGCTG A